A stretch of DNA from Acidimicrobiales bacterium:
GTCGTACACGTTGGACGGGTCGCGCAGCTCCATCGGCCCGCTGATGCTGCGGTGCCGCAGCAGCAGGTAGGTGGAGATCAGGGCCCCGAACAGCAGGCAGTCGGAGCCGAGGAACACCCACATGGCCAGCTTCTCGTTGGAGATGCCGGTCGACGTGGCGTGCGCGTCATGCGTGTCGTGCGTGTCGACGGCGACGTCACTCATCGTTGATCCCTTCCTCCGAGCCGGCCGTGACAGCCGCAGGCTCGTCGTCGCCAGGCTCGTCGTCGCTGTGGTCGTCGTCGTCGCCGTGGTCGTCGTGCCCGTGCGCCGCTTCCGGGTCGTCGGCGGGCTCCAGGCCCCAGGCGAAGGCCGCCAGCAGGACCACCGCGCCGCCCAGGATGGCAAAGCCGAGGTGGAACATCAGGCCGTAGCCGATGAGCGGCAGGCCGGCAGCCATCACGATGGGCCAGTACGACGGCGACGGCAGGTGCACGTCGGTGGCGTCGCCCTTCTGGGCGACCTCCTCCGAGCTCTTCACCCGCACGACCTTGCCGGTCTCGTCCTCGGCGTACTTGCGGTGCCAGAACTCGTCGAGGTGCGACACGGTGGGCGAGGCGTCGAAGTTGTGGGCCGGGGTGGGCGACGCCGTCATCCACTCGAGGCTCCGGGCGTCCCACGGGTCGGGCCCGGGGTTCACCGGATCGGCCTTGTGCTTCCGCCAGCTCTTGACGATGTTGGCGAAGAACACCAGGAACGCCACGGCGATGATGAACGCGCCGACGGTCGCAACCTGGTTCCAGAACTCGAAGCCGTAGCCCTCCTTGTAGGAGTGCTGGCGGCGGGGCATGCCCTGCAGGCCCAGGATGTGCATGGGGCCGAACGTCAGGTTGAACCCGATCAGCGTCAGCCAGAAGTGGAACTTGCCCCACTTGTCGTCGAGCAGCCAGCCGAACACCTTGGGCCACCAGAAGTAGAAGCCACCCAGGAAGGCGAACAGCGCGCCGCCGAAGATCACGTAGTGGAAGTGGGCGACGATGTAATAGGTGTCGGTCTGTTGGGTGTCGGCCGGGGCGACGGCGTGCGTCACGCCCGACAGGCCGCCGATGGTGAACATCGTGACCAGGCCGATGGCGAACAGCATCGGCGTGGAGAAGCGGATCTTGCCGCCCCACATGGTCGCCAGCCAGTTGAGGATCTTCACGCCGGTCGGCACGGCGATGAACATCGTCGACATCGAGAACGCGGCCACCGAGATCGGCCCCATGCCGGAGGCGAACATGTGGTGGGCCCACACGCCCCAGCCCATGAAGCCGATGGCGATGCCCGAGAACACCATGAACGGATAGCCGAAGATCGGCTTGCGGGAGAACACCGGGATGATCTCCGACACCACGCCGAACGCCGGCAGCACCAGGATGTAGACCTCCGGGTGCCCGAAGATCCAGAACAGGTGCTCCCACAACAGCGGGTCCGCGCCCGCGGCCACGTTGAAGAAGTTGGCGTCGAACGTGCGGTCGAGCGTCAGCAGCACCAGCGCCACCGAGATGACCGGGATCGCGAACACCAGCAGCAGCTGGGTCACGAACGACATCCACGTGAACACCGGCATCTTCATCAGCGACATACCGGGCGCCCGCAGGTTGAGCACGGTGACGATCAGGTTGATCGCACCGACCAGCGAGGCGATGCCGGTGATCTGCAGGCCGAGGGCGTAGAAGTCCATGCCGTGGCCCGGTGAGAACGTGACGCTGGTGTTGGGGGCGTAGGCGAACCAACCCCCGTCGGCACCGCCGCCCAGGAACCACGACGTGTTGAGGAAGAGCCCGCCGAACAGGAACGTCCAGAAGCTGAAGGCGTTCAGCCGAGGGAACGCCACGTCCCGCGCCCCGATCTGCAGGGGCATCAGGTAGTTCATGAACGCCGCACCCAGCGGCATGACGACGAGGAAGATCATCGTCACGCCGTGCATGGTGAACACCTGGTTGTACAGGTCGGCGGAGTAGAGCTTGCTGTCCGGAGCGGTGAGCTGCACCCGGATCATCAGCGCCTCGAGCCCGCCCAGCATGAGGAACACCAGGGCCGCGGCCCCGTACATGATGCCGATCCGCTTGTGATCGACGGAGGTGAGCCAGCTCTTCCAACCGGTGGTGGCCGTCGGCCGGGTGAACACGCCCATGGGGCGCTCGGTCACCTGCGGGCCGGAGGGAAGCTGCAGGGCGGGGGTTGCGGGTCGTTCGACGATCGCCATCGCAATGCTCCTAGTCGAGCGTCTCGAAGAAGGCGACCAGCTGGTCGATCTGTTCTTCGGTCAGGTTCAGGTCGGGCATGCCGCGGCCGACGTCGGTGGTCTCGGGGTCGGCCGGCGCCATCGGCTTCTCCTCCGGCGGGTTGCGGAGCCAGGCCTCGAGGTCTTCCTTGTTCATCGTCCCGCCGATCTCGTCCCACTGGACGACGCCGGCCGGGTCGTCGGTCTCCCACAGGTCGAAGATCGCCCCGGCGAAGGCGCCGCGGGTGGCGAAGTGGGTGAGGTCGGGAGCGGGGCCCGAGACGAGGTCGTTGCCGCTGCCGGCCTCCTCGAACTCGTCGTCGTTGATGCCCCGGGCCAGGTGGCAGCGCGAGCAGGTGCCGGTGAACAGCTCGGCTCCGGCAGCCGCGTCGGGGTCGGTGGGCACCTGGGCGTCTTCGACCTGGTTGGCCACCCAGGCGTCGTAGTCGACCTGGTCGAGGGCGACGAGGCGCTGGCGCATGTAGGCGTGGGACAGGCCGCAGTACTCGGTGCACTGGCCGACGAACGTGCCGGCGTCGTCGGACTCGACGGTCAGCTGGTGGGTGCGGCCCGGCACCGCGTCCTTCTTCCCGTTGAGCTTGGGGATCCAGAAGGAGTGGATGACGTCGCGCGACTTGATCTCCAGCTTCACCGCGGTGCCGGCCGGGATGACCAGGTCGTTGGCGGTGACGAAGTCGACCTCGTCGTCGGCGTCGGTGTCGTACTGGTACTCCCACCACCACTGCTGGCCGACCACCGTGACCGACATGGTGGCCTCGTCGGCGGCGGCGTCGACGTCGAACAGCGTGGCGACGGTGGCCACCCCGACGACGGCCAGGAGCACCGCGGGGGCGATCGTCCAGGCGATCTCCAGCTTGAAGTTGCCGTGGGTCTGCGGCGGCAGCGCCTCGGGGTCGTCGTCCTTGCGCAGGCGGAACTTCCGCACCAGCAGCACCGTGCCGACCTCGACCAGCACGAACACGACGCCGGCGATGATGAACACCGGGTTCACGAGGTTGTCGATCGTGCGGGCGATGGGCCCCTCGGGCTCCAGCGTGTCCTGTGGCGCGTCCGACGCGCAGGCACTGAGCAGCAGCGCGAGCGACGCGAACGGCGTCGTGCGGAGGATCTTCCGGAGGGTCATCCGTGCTCGCCTTCTACTTCCTCTTCCGAGCCGATCTTGTGGAACTCTCGCTCGCCCGCCACCCCGGCGGCGACCCCCAGGCCGATGACGCCCACGGCGACCACGAGCACCACTCCGACGACGACGTTGG
This window harbors:
- the ctaD gene encoding cytochrome c oxidase subunit I, with amino-acid sequence MAIVERPATPALQLPSGPQVTERPMGVFTRPTATTGWKSWLTSVDHKRIGIMYGAAALVFLMLGGLEALMIRVQLTAPDSKLYSADLYNQVFTMHGVTMIFLVVMPLGAAFMNYLMPLQIGARDVAFPRLNAFSFWTFLFGGLFLNTSWFLGGGADGGWFAYAPNTSVTFSPGHGMDFYALGLQITGIASLVGAINLIVTVLNLRAPGMSLMKMPVFTWMSFVTQLLLVFAIPVISVALVLLTLDRTFDANFFNVAAGADPLLWEHLFWIFGHPEVYILVLPAFGVVSEIIPVFSRKPIFGYPFMVFSGIAIGFMGWGVWAHHMFASGMGPISVAAFSMSTMFIAVPTGVKILNWLATMWGGKIRFSTPMLFAIGLVTMFTIGGLSGVTHAVAPADTQQTDTYYIVAHFHYVIFGGALFAFLGGFYFWWPKVFGWLLDDKWGKFHFWLTLIGFNLTFGPMHILGLQGMPRRQHSYKEGYGFEFWNQVATVGAFIIAVAFLVFFANIVKSWRKHKADPVNPGPDPWDARSLEWMTASPTPAHNFDASPTVSHLDEFWHRKYAEDETGKVVRVKSSEEVAQKGDATDVHLPSPSYWPIVMAAGLPLIGYGLMFHLGFAILGGAVVLLAAFAWGLEPADDPEAAHGHDDHGDDDDHSDDEPGDDEPAAVTAGSEEGINDE
- the coxB gene encoding cytochrome c oxidase subunit II, encoding MTLRKILRTTPFASLALLLSACASDAPQDTLEPEGPIARTIDNLVNPVFIIAGVVFVLVEVGTVLLVRKFRLRKDDDPEALPPQTHGNFKLEIAWTIAPAVLLAVVGVATVATLFDVDAAADEATMSVTVVGQQWWWEYQYDTDADDEVDFVTANDLVIPAGTAVKLEIKSRDVIHSFWIPKLNGKKDAVPGRTHQLTVESDDAGTFVGQCTEYCGLSHAYMRQRLVALDQVDYDAWVANQVEDAQVPTDPDAAAGAELFTGTCSRCHLARGINDDEFEEAGSGNDLVSGPAPDLTHFATRGAFAGAIFDLWETDDPAGVVQWDEIGGTMNKEDLEAWLRNPPEEKPMAPADPETTDVGRGMPDLNLTEEQIDQLVAFFETLD